A region of the Acidobacteriota bacterium genome:
ACGATCAACGTGGACAACGGCACCGGCCCTTTCCAATACTCGATTGATAATGGCGCGCATTTCAGCAGCACGGCCACGTTCACCGGCCTGGGCGCGGGCACCTATAACGTCATCGTCAAAGACGCCTACGACTGCAACCGGGCGATGGTAAATATCGTGCTGGGGCAACCGGCGGCCCTCAGCTTCACCACCACGCCCGTCAGCCCGACCTGCAATGGCGGGATGGACGGCAGCCTGACGATCAATGCCACGGGCGGCACGGGCGCGAAGCAGTATTCGATCAACAACGGCACGAGTTTCAGCAACACGCCCACGTTCTCTGGCCTGGGCGCAGGCACCTATCCCGTCGTGGTCAAAGACGCCAACAACTGCCAGACAGCGGCGGCGAATGTCACGTTGACGCCGCCAACAGCCATCAGCTTCACCACTACGCCGGTCAATCCAAGCTGCAACGGCGGGACGAATGGCAGCCTGACCATCAACGCCACGGGCGGCACGGGCGCGTTGCAGTATTCGATCAATAACGGTCAAAGCTTCAGCGCGAACGCGCAATTCAACGGCCTGGGCGCAGGCACCTATCAGGTCATCGTGAAGGACGCGAACAACTGCCAAACGGCGGCGGCGACTGTCACGCTGGCGCAACCCAATGCCCTTGCGTTCAACGTCACGCCGGTTGCACCGACCTGTAATGGCGGCACAAATGGCAGCTTGACCATTCAAGCCACGGGCGGCACGGGCGCGCTGCTGTATTCCATCAACAACGGCCAGAGCTTTGGGTCCAATCCCGTGTTTACGGATTTGGCGGCGGGTCTCTATCCGGTCGTCGTGAAAGACGCGAATCAATGTTTCTCGGCGGCGCAAACCATCACGCTGACGCAACCGGCGGCGTTGGCCTTGAGTCCGGCGGCACTGCCCACCGGCTTCGCGGGCCAGTCGTTCACGCAAGTCTTTACGGCCAGCGGCGGCACAGGCACGAAGAGCATCAGCCTGGCAGGCGCGTTGCCGAATTGGCTGAGCTTCACGCCCGCGACGGCGACGCTGAGCGGAACTGCGCCGCAACCGGCGACGGTGAGCTTTGCGCTGGTCGTGACAGACCAGGCGGGCTGCACGGCGAGGTTCAATTACACGCTGAATTTTGTTTGCCCCTCCATCACGCTCGCGCCCGCGAGCTTGCCCAACGCCGCCATCAACACGGCATATCCCCAAACGCTCACCGCCTCGCCGACGGGGACATACAGCTTCGCCGTCACCAGCGGTCTGTTGCCGGCGGGCTTGACGCTCAACAGCAATGGCGGCTTCGGCGGCGCGCCCATGCAAAGCGGCGTGTTCAACTTCCGCGTCACGGCGAGCGGCTTTGGCGTGTGCAGCGGCTTTCGCGATTATGTATTGCAGGTGGATTGCCCTGGGGTGACGCTCACGCCGGCGAGCCTGCCGGGCGGCCTGCTGGGCGTGGCATACAACCAAAGCGTCGCCGCCACGCCTGCGGGCAGTTATAGCTACAGTGTGACGAGCGGCGCGCTGCCGGCGGGCTTGACGCTCAATACGGCGACGGGCGCGCTCACGGGCACGCCGACGCAATCCGGCACGTTCACCTTCACCATCCGGGCCAGCGCGGGCAATTGTGCGGGGTCGCAAGGCTACAGCGTGACCATTGGCTGCTCGTCCCTGCTGTTTGCCACGACTTCGCCGCTGACAGCGGGCCAGGCGGGGATTGCTTATACGCAAACAATCGCGGTCACGCCTGCGGGCAGCTACACCTTCGCGCTGGCACAGGGGAATTTGCCGAGCGGCTTAACCTTGAATGCGGCGACCGGCGTCATCAGCGGCTTGCCGTTGGTGACGGGCACGTACAATTTCATGCTGCGCGCGCAAACGGCGGGCGGTTGCAGCGCCACACAGGCGTATGCACTGACGATCACCTGTCCGACCGTGGCGCTATCAGCGTTGCCCACACCGACGCTCAACACTGCCTACAGTCAAATGGTCAGCGCGTCTCCGGCGGGGGGCAATTATGTCTACGCCGTCAGCAGCGGCGCACTGCCCGCAGGCTTGGCGTTGAATGTGGCGACGGGCGCGTTGACAGGCACGCCCACGGTGGCGGGCGCGTATAGCATCACCATCACGGCGACCGGTTTTGGCGCGTGCACGGGCGGCCGCACGTACAGCGGCGTCATTGCGAACACTTGCCCGACGATCACGTTGTCAGCCTTGCCGAACGGCCAACCGGGACAGCTTTACAGCCAGGTCGTGACGGGTTCGCCGAGCGCGACGTATGCATACACCGTGACGGCGGGCAGCGTGCCGCCGGGGCTGACGTTCATCGCGGCGGGCGGCTTGTTGTACGGTTACCCGATGGCGGCGGGCACGTACAACTTCACGCTCACGGCGACGAATGCGAACCAGTGCACGGGCCAACGCACCTACACGCTGGTCATCGGCAGCGCGGCGGCGGCGCTGGCCTTGCAGGCGGATTACGACGGCGACGGCCAGGCCGATCTGGCGCTCTGGTCGGCGGGCACGGGCGTCTGGAACATCGTGCGCAGCAGCGATCAACAAGCCGTGCAGCAAAGCTGGGGCACGGCGGGCGATGTGACGTTGCTGGGCGATTACGACGGTGACGGCAAGAGCGACCTGGCGGTGTTCAGACCGAGCAACGCGACGTTTTATGTGAAGCGCAGCCGCGACGGCGGCTACCTCGTCAAAGCCTGGGGCTTGAGCACGGACGTGCCGGTGCCGGGCGATTACGACGGCGACGGCCAGACGGATGTGGCGGTCTTTCGGCCCAGCGAGGGCAACTGGTACGTGCTGCGTAGTTCGGATCAGCAATACGCGGTGACGGCTTGGGGCGCGGGCAGTGCGCCGTACTACGACGTGCCGGTGGCGGGCGATTACGACGGCGATGGCAAAACCGATGTCGCGGTCTTCCGGCGCGGCCTCTTGGCAGGAGGCGGCGCCTGGCTGATCAAGTGCAGCCGCGACGGGCAGTACCTCGTCAAGCAATGGGGCCTGGCGACGGACGTGCCGGTGCCGGGCGATTACGACGGCGACGGCAAAACGGACCTGGCCGTCTGGCGCGGTTCGACGGGTACCTGGTACCTCTGGCAAAGCGCGACGCAGGCTTACCGGATCGTGCAATGGGGCACGCTGAACGATCAGGCGGGCGCGGGCGATTACGACGGCGATGGCCGGGCTGATCTGGCGGTGTGGCGCGCCGCTGAGCGAAACTGGTACATCAAATGTTCAGCCACCGAAACAATACTGACTAAGGCGCAGGGCCAGGCGGGCGATGCGCTGGTGACTGTGCGTCCGAGCCGTTGATGCAAAAACGAAAGGCAGGCCAGCACTGGCCTGCCTTTTTTGTTCATTGACCGGGACAGCGGAGCGAATTTATCCGCGTGATCGCGCTGCGAATAAATTCGCCACAGCCAGGGCATTACTGAATTTGCCGTGGATCAAGCGGCGCGCACGAAATTTCCACGACGGTGCACTTTTTCCGGAGTTCCTCAAGCGCCGCTGCCTGGCTGGCAAGCTGTTCCTGATAATCGGCGGGCGGATTGCCCCAACAACCAAGCAGCCGGTAAAACCGGATTTCGCGCCCCGCGCCGTCCACGAGCTTGTCCTTTTCACAACGCGCCTTGAGCCGCGTGAGCGTGGCTTTGACCGTGACCTTTTTGGCGTCACTGCCCGCCGTAGCGTTTGCCAGCGGGGCTGCCACCACCTCATCCAGCCTGACGTCTTCGGGCAAACAAGCGGCGAAGCCCTCGTTCGCGCCTTCGCTGACGCAGGCACAGCACAGCAGCGTGACCAACAATGAGGCAAGGAGTGTTAAATGCATAGGCGCATCATACAACAGCAGTCCTGCTGTTACAGGGATAAGCCAGATGCCCAAATTTCAAGGCCGCAAGCCGCGCCGCTTCACGCCCAATTCGGTCGGCAATAATTCGTATGCCAACGCAACCCAATCGCACAGCAAAGGCCGCGTCTCGCGCGGGTCAATGAGTTCCTCAATGCCGAAGCCTTCGGCGGTGCGGAAGGGTGAGCGCAATTCATTCAGCATCGTTTCGATCTCACGCGTGCGGGCCGCCGGGTCGGGCGCGGCTTCGATGTCGCGTTTGTAGGCGGCCATCACACCGCCTTCGATGGGCAGCGAACCCCAGTCGCCCGACGGCCAGGCGTAGCGCAGATTCAAGGCCTGCGCATTGCCGTGCGCCGCGCCCGCCACGCCAAACACGCGGCGCAGGATGATCGAAACCCACGGCACCGTCGCCTGATAGGCCGCCGCCATCGCGCGTGCGCCATAACGCGCCGTGCCCGCGCGTTCGGCCCGCGTGCCGATCAGGAAGCCGGGCTGGTCTACGAAATTGACGATGGGCAGATGGAAGGTGTCGCAGAGGTCAACGAAGCGCGTCATCTTTTCCGAAGCAGGCGCATCGAGTCCGCCGCCGCCTTGTTTGGGATCACTGGCCAGCACGCCCACCGGATAACCGTGCAGGCGCGCCAGGCCTGTCACCAGCGGCTTGCCGTAATAGCGATTCAATTCAAACAGCGAATCATGATCGAGTACGAGGTTGAGCAGGCGGCGAATGTCGTAGGTCTTGCGCCGGTCGCGCGGAATGATTGATAACAATTCTTCTTCGCGGCGTTGCGGGTCGTCGCGGTTGTCTGAACGTGCGGGCAATTGCCAAACGTTCGCGGGCAGATAAGACAGGAAGCGGCGAATCTGGGCGAAGGCTTCTTCTTCGCTTTCGACTTCGTTATCCACCGCGCCGCTGCCATGTGCGTGGATGTGCGCGCCGCCGAGTTCTTCTTTCGTCACCTTTTCGCCGACGCCGCGTTCGACCACGGGCGGGCCAGCCACGAACAATTGGCTGACGTTTTTGACCATCACCGAAAAGTGCGCATGCACGACGCGCACGGCCCCCAGGCCCGCGCACGGCCCCAGGCACGCCGAGACGACCGGAATTTCTGACAGCGAGGCGACGATGATGTCCCAGGCGGGATTGGCGGGCACGTAGGTGCGGCCTGTCATTTCAAGTGTCTTGACGCTGCCGCCGCCGCCCGTGCCTTCGACCAGGCGGATCATGGGCAAGCGCAGTTCGCGGGCCATGCGTTCGGCGTAACTCATCTTGTGACCGATGGCGGCATCCGCCGCGCCACCGCGCACGGTGAAATCATCGCCGCCCACGATCACACGCCGCCCGTCCAGGCGCCCGCTGCCACAGACGAAATTCGACGGTGTAAACGCGACCATCTCGCCGTTTTCATAAACGGCTTTGCCTGCGAGCGCGCCGGTTTCGTGAAAGCTGCCGGGATCGAGCAAACGATCAATGCGTTCGCGCACGGTGAGACGCCCATTGTCGTGCTGGCGCGCCACGTTGGCCGCGCCGCCGAGTTGTTTGGCGAGTTCGACACGGCGTTTGATTTCGTCAACTTCGGGTTGCCAGCTCAAGGGCTATCCTTCCATTTGCACACGTTGTTCTTTGATGATCGTGCGTTTGACGATTTCGCCGTGCTCGAACCAGTGCCAGGTGCGCGCGCGGTGCTTGCCGCAGGGGCTGAGCTGGATCATTTCGTAGAGATAATTTTCCGGCGCGGCTTTGTAAACCCAGGTCAGGATGATGGTCTTGTCGTCCACTTCCCAGGTGTAGCCGCTGATGCGTTCGGATTCCAGGTAAAGTTTGCCGTCGCGATAAGTGCCGGGGAATTGGTGAATTTCGGTGCGGCCATCGGTCCAGGTGTAGCGATTCGTCTGGTGATAATCGGCGGAACCGTCTTCGGGAAAAACGCTGGTCAGGTGCGAGGCGTGGCGGTCGAGCACGTTGCCCGCGTTATCAAGATAGATGTATTCGCCTTTCCAATCTCCCGCATGACGGGCAAGTAAAGGCATCTCGGTACGGATAGACATGATGGATTGCTCCTTGGGTAATGGTTACGAATAAGGCTTGGAACTTTATGCTGTATGCAGCGGCCAAGATACAACCGGTGTGGCGAAAAAGTCATGTAGCTGGCGGAGGGCAGGCATTCTGTAGCAAGAGCGCTTTAACGGCTTGGCTGAAACCCGAGTCCCGAATCCTGATTCCAGCTATAGTTTTTAAGAAAAAGAATTTCCGAAAAGCCCCAAAGGGACGATCAGCCAACAGCCCAGGGTGCAGCCCTGGGGAGTCGTGCAAATGGTTCGGCCAGCCCTGAAAGGGCGACAGCCAAGCCTATGGCTGTCGCCCTTTCAGGGCTTTGCACAATGACTCAATGTGCTGCCTGGGGCTGCATGCACCCCAGGCTGTTGGCTGACGCTCCGTTGGAGCTGGCTCCGGAAATTCTTTTTCTTGAAGTCTATAGCTGGAATCAGGATTCGGGACTCAGTCTAAAGTCTTAATTGGAATCTGGGCGGCAGCGGAAACACCTGCTCCCAACACACACAGCGGCGCGTACATACCAATCTTGCGGAGTTCGATTTAGAATCCGCCCGCACTAGATCGGTTTTCACATCGGTGTATGGGAAAAGTCGCGCAGCGGGACAGTACCGCGCGCGTGAGCAAGCGGCGCGTCAAGCTTACGCCATTGGCTGAGTCGCCCAGGCACCGCTTGCTTACGCGCGCGGTACTGTCCCGGCACAACGCGCGCCCGTAAACGCAATTGCAAACCGCTCTAATCTGCCAACAAGGAGCCTGCTTGAAGAAGAAAGTCACGATCCGCGATATTGGAAATCAACTCGGCCTGTCCGCCATGACGATCTCGCTGGCGCTGCGCGATCATCCGCGCATTTCGGCGCAAACCAAGGCCCGTGTACTGGCGGCGATGAAAGAAATGGGCTACCGGCCCAACCGCGTGGCGCGCGCGCTGGCGACGGGCAAATCAAACCTGATCGGCGTCGTCGTGCCCAATAGTTCCGACCAGTATTACGCCGAAGTCATCCGCGCCATTGAGGACGCCGCGCGCGCCGCCGATTATCACGTGTTGCTCTGCAATGGTTCGTATGAGTTGGAGCATTACGCCGAGCGCGTGCGCGAGATGCTGAGCTTGCACGTGCAAGGGCTGATCGCCGCGCCGCCTTTCACCAGCGAACGCCCGAAGCTGCCAGCGTTTTGGCGCGAACTGGAACGCGATGACTTTCAGGTTGTGTTGATCAATCGCCAGTTGCGTCCGGCGCTCTTTCATCAGGTCGCGGCGGATTACATTGCGGGCGTCAAACTGGTCGTCGCCGAACTCGCGGCCCGGGGGCATCGCCGCGTGGCCTATATTTCCGGCACGCCCGCGATGCTGCCGATACGCCAACGCCTGACGGCCTTTCGCCGGCAAGCGCGTGAGGCCGGGCTCGCGCAAGATGCCGCACTTTATGAATACAGCGCGCTGACTTTTGCGGGCGGCTTTGAAGCGGGGCAACGCCTCTGGCAAAACAATCGCGTGAAACCAACGGCGGTGGTGGCTTTCAGCGATGTTGTCGCGGTGGGGTTGTTGCGCTTTCTCGATCAGTCCGCGATCAAGGTGCCGCAGGCAGTGTCGGTCGTGAGTTTTGATGGGACGCCCGTCGGCGCGTTCACCCACACCAGTCTGACCACGGTGGCGACGCCCATGTACGAGATCGGTCAGCGCGCCTTTCAATTGCTGCTCGGGGCGATGGCCGGAGCATTTGCCGCGCCGCAAAGCGTCATCCTGCCGGTGGAATTGAAGCTGCGCGAATCTATTGGAACTGTCCCGCCGGTGCGCTGAAGGTCTGGTAATTTCCCGGCCAGGTTAGGCCGGGAAAGCATTGACACGGTTGGAATCCCTGTGGTTTAGTTTACCGGTAAACAAACCTGCAACACCAAGCAGGCTCACACACGCTGGGATTCAATCAAAGAACAATTCGATGTTTGCGCGAGGCAGTTGGCTGCAACTGCTTCATTGGAGCGGCTCTCGATGCTTTCCCGTCGCACATTTCTGGCTGCCTTCCCGTTGACGCTGGCTACGGCGCCAGCCTGGCCGCTCAACAAAGCCGAAAGCAGCGGCGTCAAGCTGGCCTGCCAGACCAACGCCTGGCGCATTGACCCGCAGGATTTCTCGCAAGTGCTGGCGGTGCTGGGCAAGTTGAAAGAGTTGGGTTTTGAGGGTTTCGAGACCGGCTTCCGCAATTTGCAGGGGCAGTTCAACAACGCGGCGGCGGCGCGCCAACAGCTTGCCCAAACCGGGCTGCAATTTTTTGGCGCGCATATCTTCCTCGATCAGTACGACGCACAAACGCACATTGCGCCGATGGATTTGGTGCAGAAGATTGCTGGCGGTGTTTCAATGCTTGGCGCGCAACGCCTGATCTTGAGCGGCGGCGGCTTGCTCAAGGACGGTAAAGTGGACGCCGAAGCTTTGAAACGAAAAGCGGCGGGTTTGAATGCAGCGGCCAAATACTGCCGCTCGAAAGGGCTGCGGCTGGCCTATCACAACCACGGACCGGAGTTCATGCAAAACGGTTTGGAGATTGAAGGGCTGTATCGCCTGACCGACCCGGCGCTAGTAGATTTTCTGCTGGATTGCGGCTGGGCGGCACGCGGCGGCATGAACGTGCCCGCGTTTTTTGCCAAACATCAGCGCCGCATCATTGGCCTGCATTTGCGCGATTTCAAAGGCGACACACAGGTGCCGCTGGGGCAGGGCGATTTCCCGCTCAAGGATTTGGTTGCCGTCATCAAGCGCGTACAATGGCGCGGCTGGGCGCTCAACGAAGAAGAACGGTTGAACGGCGAGAAGCCCGGCGAAAGCGCCGTGGCGCCTGCGCGGCAGACGCTGCGGCAAGTGTTTGGCAAATGATCACCGTACAGCAAGCTGCCAGCTTGCTGTTGTCTCGATAGGTACGACATTCGAAGTCAACAGCAAGCTGGCAGCTTGCTGTACGGTTTGGAGAACCAATGGCAATCAAAGAAGCACTCTTACCCGAATTCGATCAGGAAATGGCGACGACACGCAAAGTGCTCGAACGTCTGCCGACCGACAAACTCGAATGGACGCCGCATCCGCGTTCGATGGCGATGGGCCGTCTGGGCACGCACGTCGGCACGCTGTATGACTGGATGATCAAGACGCTTACGCTGGATTCGTTTGATGTCGCTCCGGTGGACGGCGAACCATACCGCCTGCCCGATTTCAGCAGCACCGCCGCCATCGTCGAACGCTTCGAGGCGTTGGGCAAGGCGGCGCGTGCCGCGTTGGCCGAAGCAAGCGATGAACATCTGATGCAGCCGTGGTCGTTGCTGCAAGGCGGACAAACGCTTTTCACCATGCCGCGCCTCGTCGTGTTGCGCAGCTTTGTTTTCAATCACCTGATTCATCATCGCGGGCAATTGAGTTTGTACCTGCGGCTCAACGATGTGCCGGTGCCTGCGATTTATGGCCCATCGGCGGATGAAGGGCAAATGTAGTTGCAATGCAGGGACAGTACCGCGCGCGTCAGCAAGCGGCGCGTCAAGTCAAGCCCGCTGGCACAACTGCACAGGTTCCGCTTGCTGACGCGCGCGGTACTGTCCCAACGCAGCGGCAGAGATAATAAAAGCAAATGCAGCGAAGAAATTTTCTAATCAGCGCAGGCACAACGGTTCTCACGGCAGCCTCGTATCAACGCATTCTCGGTGCCAATGACCGCTTGGGGATGGCGCTGGTCGGCTGCGGACGGCGCGGGCGTGAGGTGATGGGCGCGTTTTTGAAAACAGGACGCGCCGAATTGCGTTGCCTGTGCGACATCTATGACGTGCAGCGTGGCCGCGCGAAGGAACAACTTGGCGTGACTCCGCCCGAAGTCGGTACGTTGGAAGCAGCGCTGGCGCGCACCGACGTTGACGCCGTGCTCATCGGTATACCTGATCATTTGCATCTGACGCAGACACTGGCGGCGCTCAAAGCGGGCAAGCATGTCTATCTGGAAAAACCGACGTCGCATCAGTTTGAAGAAGGGCCGCAGTTTTTGGCGGCGGCCAAACAGTACGGCAAGGTCATTCAAACCGGCACGCAACAACGTAGCGGCGCGCATTACCGGCGCGCCAAGGAAGAGATTTTTGACAAAGGGAAACTGGGGCAGGTGATTTTCGCGCGCGCCATCTGGCACGACTTCCCCTGGCAGCGCCGCCGGATTGGCCCGCAACCCAAACCAGCGACGCTGGATTGGGAACGCTTTCTAGGGCCTGCGCGCAAGGTGCCCTACGAATGGATTCGCTATGATTCGTGGCGCTATTTCCCGGATTATGGCGGCGGCTTGCTGGCTGACATTCTGACGCATTGGGCGGATGTGGCGCAGTGGATGATGAACGAGACGCGCCCGCTAAATGCGGTGGCGACTGGCGGGATTTATCAACTCAACGATGGACGCGAGAATCCCGACACAGTCAACGCGATCCTGCAATACAAAAACTGGAATCTGAGCTTTGAATCCTCCGTGCTGCCGATTCGCAATGAACGGCCCGGCGTGTTCTTTCAAGGCACGGATGGCACGCTGGAATTGACGCGGGCCGAATATGTGGTTACCCCGAACAAGGGTGCGGTTGAAGTCGTCAAGGCCGAAGGCAATTTGGAAGTCGCCCACGCCAATAACTTCCTAGATGCAGTAA
Encoded here:
- a CDS encoding VCBS repeat-containing protein, with amino-acid sequence MKRQLITLSITLCLLLGLTFWQRPQAITVKAAPPAVACSTASFSTATNFATGSNTFPYSVAVGDFNGDSRLDLVTANLFTGNVALLLGNGMGGFGAATLFGMGVLPDAVAAADVNGDGKLDIITADAGDNGGRVSVRLGDGMGGFGARTFFNLFGFGFNTVEPHDIVASDLNGDGKLDLITANFESDNAAVLLNNCTAPCATPSFANPVFYATGLNAGSVAVGDVNGDGKRDLVVTNHNSSNVSVLLGNGNGTFQTAVNFNPNGQPLAVTLGDVNGDGKPDLLVANDNQDQVAVLLNTYTAPTFNTSSFGAATSFNAGDHPLAIDTGDFDSDGKLDVVTANLSASNVTVLLGNGMGGFGTAKPFAVAAAPRWVAARDFNGDGKLDLVTPTDADNVSVLLNNCLPNQAPTITALGVARNAGAPASNSAIATVSDAEDAENTLSVTVNNAGSATVNGVTVSNISVDSSGNVTADVAAVCASSSASFTLRVTDSGTLAATATLTVTVTHAATPLAINVPATQPSCNGATNGSLTINVDNGTGPFQYSIDNGAHFSSTATFTGLGAGTYNVIVKDAYDCNRAMVNIVLGQPAALSFTTTPVSPTCNGGMDGSLTINATGGTGAKQYSINNGTSFSNTPTFSGLGAGTYPVVVKDANNCQTAAANVTLTPPTAISFTTTPVNPSCNGGTNGSLTINATGGTGALQYSINNGQSFSANAQFNGLGAGTYQVIVKDANNCQTAAATVTLAQPNALAFNVTPVAPTCNGGTNGSLTIQATGGTGALLYSINNGQSFGSNPVFTDLAAGLYPVVVKDANQCFSAAQTITLTQPAALALSPAALPTGFAGQSFTQVFTASGGTGTKSISLAGALPNWLSFTPATATLSGTAPQPATVSFALVVTDQAGCTARFNYTLNFVCPSITLAPASLPNAAINTAYPQTLTASPTGTYSFAVTSGLLPAGLTLNSNGGFGGAPMQSGVFNFRVTASGFGVCSGFRDYVLQVDCPGVTLTPASLPGGLLGVAYNQSVAATPAGSYSYSVTSGALPAGLTLNTATGALTGTPTQSGTFTFTIRASAGNCAGSQGYSVTIGCSSLLFATTSPLTAGQAGIAYTQTIAVTPAGSYTFALAQGNLPSGLTLNAATGVISGLPLVTGTYNFMLRAQTAGGCSATQAYALTITCPTVALSALPTPTLNTAYSQMVSASPAGGNYVYAVSSGALPAGLALNVATGALTGTPTVAGAYSITITATGFGACTGGRTYSGVIANTCPTITLSALPNGQPGQLYSQVVTGSPSATYAYTVTAGSVPPGLTFIAAGGLLYGYPMAAGTYNFTLTATNANQCTGQRTYTLVIGSAAAALALQADYDGDGQADLALWSAGTGVWNIVRSSDQQAVQQSWGTAGDVTLLGDYDGDGKSDLAVFRPSNATFYVKRSRDGGYLVKAWGLSTDVPVPGDYDGDGQTDVAVFRPSEGNWYVLRSSDQQYAVTAWGAGSAPYYDVPVAGDYDGDGKTDVAVFRRGLLAGGGAWLIKCSRDGQYLVKQWGLATDVPVPGDYDGDGKTDLAVWRGSTGTWYLWQSATQAYRIVQWGTLNDQAGAGDYDGDGRADLAVWRAAERNWYIKCSATETILTKAQGQAGDALVTVRPSR
- a CDS encoding methylmalonyl-CoA carboxyltransferase → MSWQPEVDEIKRRVELAKQLGGAANVARQHDNGRLTVRERIDRLLDPGSFHETGALAGKAVYENGEMVAFTPSNFVCGSGRLDGRRVIVGGDDFTVRGGAADAAIGHKMSYAERMARELRLPMIRLVEGTGGGGSVKTLEMTGRTYVPANPAWDIIVASLSEIPVVSACLGPCAGLGAVRVVHAHFSVMVKNVSQLFVAGPPVVERGVGEKVTKEELGGAHIHAHGSGAVDNEVESEEEAFAQIRRFLSYLPANVWQLPARSDNRDDPQRREEELLSIIPRDRRKTYDIRRLLNLVLDHDSLFELNRYYGKPLVTGLARLHGYPVGVLASDPKQGGGGLDAPASEKMTRFVDLCDTFHLPIVNFVDQPGFLIGTRAERAGTARYGARAMAAAYQATVPWVSIILRRVFGVAGAAHGNAQALNLRYAWPSGDWGSLPIEGGVMAAYKRDIEAAPDPAARTREIETMLNELRSPFRTAEGFGIEELIDPRETRPLLCDWVALAYELLPTELGVKRRGLRP
- a CDS encoding DUF3598 domain-containing protein, which translates into the protein MMSIRTEMPLLARHAGDWKGEYIYLDNAGNVLDRHASHLTSVFPEDGSADYHQTNRYTWTDGRTEIHQFPGTYRDGKLYLESERISGYTWEVDDKTIILTWVYKAAPENYLYEMIQLSPCGKHRARTWHWFEHGEIVKRTIIKEQRVQMEG
- a CDS encoding LacI family DNA-binding transcriptional regulator produces the protein MKKKVTIRDIGNQLGLSAMTISLALRDHPRISAQTKARVLAAMKEMGYRPNRVARALATGKSNLIGVVVPNSSDQYYAEVIRAIEDAARAADYHVLLCNGSYELEHYAERVREMLSLHVQGLIAAPPFTSERPKLPAFWRELERDDFQVVLINRQLRPALFHQVAADYIAGVKLVVAELAARGHRRVAYISGTPAMLPIRQRLTAFRRQAREAGLAQDAALYEYSALTFAGGFEAGQRLWQNNRVKPTAVVAFSDVVAVGLLRFLDQSAIKVPQAVSVVSFDGTPVGAFTHTSLTTVATPMYEIGQRAFQLLLGAMAGAFAAPQSVILPVELKLRESIGTVPPVR
- a CDS encoding TIM barrel protein; this encodes MLSRRTFLAAFPLTLATAPAWPLNKAESSGVKLACQTNAWRIDPQDFSQVLAVLGKLKELGFEGFETGFRNLQGQFNNAAAARQQLAQTGLQFFGAHIFLDQYDAQTHIAPMDLVQKIAGGVSMLGAQRLILSGGGLLKDGKVDAEALKRKAAGLNAAAKYCRSKGLRLAYHNHGPEFMQNGLEIEGLYRLTDPALVDFLLDCGWAARGGMNVPAFFAKHQRRIIGLHLRDFKGDTQVPLGQGDFPLKDLVAVIKRVQWRGWALNEEERLNGEKPGESAVAPARQTLRQVFGK
- a CDS encoding DinB family protein; the encoded protein is MAIKEALLPEFDQEMATTRKVLERLPTDKLEWTPHPRSMAMGRLGTHVGTLYDWMIKTLTLDSFDVAPVDGEPYRLPDFSSTAAIVERFEALGKAARAALAEASDEHLMQPWSLLQGGQTLFTMPRLVVLRSFVFNHLIHHRGQLSLYLRLNDVPVPAIYGPSADEGQM
- a CDS encoding Gfo/Idh/MocA family oxidoreductase, with translation MQRRNFLISAGTTVLTAASYQRILGANDRLGMALVGCGRRGREVMGAFLKTGRAELRCLCDIYDVQRGRAKEQLGVTPPEVGTLEAALARTDVDAVLIGIPDHLHLTQTLAALKAGKHVYLEKPTSHQFEEGPQFLAAAKQYGKVIQTGTQQRSGAHYRRAKEEIFDKGKLGQVIFARAIWHDFPWQRRRIGPQPKPATLDWERFLGPARKVPYEWIRYDSWRYFPDYGGGLLADILTHWADVAQWMMNETRPLNAVATGGIYQLNDGRENPDTVNAILQYKNWNLSFESSVLPIRNERPGVFFQGTDGTLELTRAEYVVTPNKGAVEVVKAEGNLEVAHANNFLDAVKDGKKPNAEIEIGLAACNPVHLAKAAYWQRRRMKFDATGAKILTDS